From one Anopheles bellator chromosome 1, idAnoBellAS_SP24_06.2, whole genome shotgun sequence genomic stretch:
- the LOC131211183 gene encoding arfaptin-2 isoform X3 produces MYPVEVKMNTNEKSIHEMLKNTPSMNDSTETVHTGSEQQTKQTIKHSTTLTLRNVSNHHSLSSPTSVSLEDESAYIKNGSSKLDTFRNWSITTYKCTKQIMLEKLGKSTRTVDLELEAQIDQLKETQKKYLSILRLSRAFTSHFYNCMQTQSLLAETFSDLAQKSPELQEEFLRNAETQRILTKNGELLLNALNFFISSINTLCNKTIEDTLLTIRQYELARVEYDAYRVDLEQQRTSGGNEQQQQQKYSNDEVQKKYEKCKEQYEKLRSDIVVKMQFLEENRIKVMHKQLLLFHNAIAAYFAGNANGLEKTLQQFNISLKSPNSVTSSWLEQ; encoded by the exons ATGTATCCAGTGGAGGTGAAGATGAACACGAACGAAAAGAGCATACACGAGATGCTGAAAAACACTCCGTCCATGAACGACAGCACCGAAACGGTGCACACGGGTTCCGAGCAGCAAACCAAGCAAACTATAAAGCACTCGACCACCCTGACCCTGAGAAACGTAAGCAACCATCACAGTCTTTCGTCTCCGACGTCCGTTAGCCTTGAAGATGAATCGGCGTACATCAAGAACGGTTCCTCGAAGCTCGACACGTTCCGCAACTGGAGCATCACCACATACAAGTGCACCAAACAGATCATGCTGGAGAAACTGGGTAAATCAACGCGTACCGTCGATCTAGAGCTAGAAGCCCAAATCGATCAGTTGAAGGAGACACAGAAAAAGTATCTAAGCATACTGCGTCTGTCACGTGCGTTCACGTCGCACTTTTACAACTGCATGCAAACGCAGAGCCTGCTGGCGGAAACGTTCTCCGACTTGGCACAGAAAAGCCCAGAGCTGCAGGAAGAGTTCCTGCGCAATGCGGAAACGCAGCGCATTCTCACGAAGAAcggtgagctgctgctgaacgcACTGAACTTCTTCATTTCGTCCATCAATACACTTTGCAATAAGACGATCGAGGACACATTGCTGACTATTCGACAATATGAACTGGCCCGGGTCGAGTATGACGCTTACCGGGTGGACTTGGAGCAGCAGCGAACTAGCGGAGGcaatgagcagcagcagcagcaaaagtaCTCCAACGACGAAGTGCAGAAGAAATACGAAAAGTGCAAGGAACAGTATGAGAAACTGCGGTCAGACATCGTGGTTAAAATGCAGTTTCTCGAGGAGAACAGG ATTAAGGTTATGCACAAACAGTTGCTACTCTTCCACAACGCCATCGCCGCATATTTTGCTGGGAATGCGAATGGCCTCGAGAAGACGTTACAGCAATTTAACATAAGT CTCAAGAGTCCCAATTCCGTGACAAGCTCCTGGCTGGAACAGTAA
- the LOC131211183 gene encoding arfaptin-2 isoform X1, with product MYPVEVKMNTNEKSIHEMLKNTPSMNDSTETVHTGSEQQTKQTIKHSTTLTLRNVSNHHSLSSPTSVSLEDESAYIKNGSSKLDTFRNWSITTYKCTKQIMLEKLGKSTRTVDLELEAQIDQLKETQKKYLSILRLSRAFTSHFYNCMQTQSLLAETFSDLAQKSPELQEEFLRNAETQRILTKNGELLLNALNFFISSINTLCNKTIEDTLLTIRQYELARVEYDAYRVDLEQQRTSGGNEQQQQQKYSNDEVQKKYEKCKEQYEKLRSDIVVKMQFLEENRIKVMHKQLLLFHNAIAAYFAGNANGLEKTLQQFNISFLLRFVIAQESQFRDKLLAGTVIVARSNRCV from the exons ATGTATCCAGTGGAGGTGAAGATGAACACGAACGAAAAGAGCATACACGAGATGCTGAAAAACACTCCGTCCATGAACGACAGCACCGAAACGGTGCACACGGGTTCCGAGCAGCAAACCAAGCAAACTATAAAGCACTCGACCACCCTGACCCTGAGAAACGTAAGCAACCATCACAGTCTTTCGTCTCCGACGTCCGTTAGCCTTGAAGATGAATCGGCGTACATCAAGAACGGTTCCTCGAAGCTCGACACGTTCCGCAACTGGAGCATCACCACATACAAGTGCACCAAACAGATCATGCTGGAGAAACTGGGTAAATCAACGCGTACCGTCGATCTAGAGCTAGAAGCCCAAATCGATCAGTTGAAGGAGACACAGAAAAAGTATCTAAGCATACTGCGTCTGTCACGTGCGTTCACGTCGCACTTTTACAACTGCATGCAAACGCAGAGCCTGCTGGCGGAAACGTTCTCCGACTTGGCACAGAAAAGCCCAGAGCTGCAGGAAGAGTTCCTGCGCAATGCGGAAACGCAGCGCATTCTCACGAAGAAcggtgagctgctgctgaacgcACTGAACTTCTTCATTTCGTCCATCAATACACTTTGCAATAAGACGATCGAGGACACATTGCTGACTATTCGACAATATGAACTGGCCCGGGTCGAGTATGACGCTTACCGGGTGGACTTGGAGCAGCAGCGAACTAGCGGAGGcaatgagcagcagcagcagcaaaagtaCTCCAACGACGAAGTGCAGAAGAAATACGAAAAGTGCAAGGAACAGTATGAGAAACTGCGGTCAGACATCGTGGTTAAAATGCAGTTTCTCGAGGAGAACAGG ATTAAGGTTATGCACAAACAGTTGCTACTCTTCCACAACGCCATCGCCGCATATTTTGCTGGGAATGCGAATGGCCTCGAGAAGACGTTACAGCAATTTAACATAAGT TTTCTTCTGCGTTTCGTTATAGCTCAAGAGTCCCAATTCCGTGACAAGCTCCTGGCTGGAACAGTAATAGTCGCACGTTCAAATCGCTGCGTTTGA
- the LOC131211183 gene encoding arfaptin-2 isoform X2 produces MNTNEKSIHEMLKNTPSMNDSTETVHTGSEQQTKQTIKHSTTLTLRNVSNHHSLSSPTSVSLEDESAYIKNGSSKLDTFRNWSITTYKCTKQIMLEKLGKSTRTVDLELEAQIDQLKETQKKYLSILRLSRAFTSHFYNCMQTQSLLAETFSDLAQKSPELQEEFLRNAETQRILTKNGELLLNALNFFISSINTLCNKTIEDTLLTIRQYELARVEYDAYRVDLEQQRTSGGNEQQQQQKYSNDEVQKKYEKCKEQYEKLRSDIVVKMQFLEENRIKVMHKQLLLFHNAIAAYFAGNANGLEKTLQQFNISFLLRFVIAQESQFRDKLLAGTVIVARSNRCV; encoded by the exons ATGAACACGAACGAAAAGAGCATACACGAGATGCTGAAAAACACTCCGTCCATGAACGACAGCACCGAAACGGTGCACACGGGTTCCGAGCAGCAAACCAAGCAAACTATAAAGCACTCGACCACCCTGACCCTGAGAAACGTAAGCAACCATCACAGTCTTTCGTCTCCGACGTCCGTTAGCCTTGAAGATGAATCGGCGTACATCAAGAACGGTTCCTCGAAGCTCGACACGTTCCGCAACTGGAGCATCACCACATACAAGTGCACCAAACAGATCATGCTGGAGAAACTGGGTAAATCAACGCGTACCGTCGATCTAGAGCTAGAAGCCCAAATCGATCAGTTGAAGGAGACACAGAAAAAGTATCTAAGCATACTGCGTCTGTCACGTGCGTTCACGTCGCACTTTTACAACTGCATGCAAACGCAGAGCCTGCTGGCGGAAACGTTCTCCGACTTGGCACAGAAAAGCCCAGAGCTGCAGGAAGAGTTCCTGCGCAATGCGGAAACGCAGCGCATTCTCACGAAGAAcggtgagctgctgctgaacgcACTGAACTTCTTCATTTCGTCCATCAATACACTTTGCAATAAGACGATCGAGGACACATTGCTGACTATTCGACAATATGAACTGGCCCGGGTCGAGTATGACGCTTACCGGGTGGACTTGGAGCAGCAGCGAACTAGCGGAGGcaatgagcagcagcagcagcaaaagtaCTCCAACGACGAAGTGCAGAAGAAATACGAAAAGTGCAAGGAACAGTATGAGAAACTGCGGTCAGACATCGTGGTTAAAATGCAGTTTCTCGAGGAGAACAGG ATTAAGGTTATGCACAAACAGTTGCTACTCTTCCACAACGCCATCGCCGCATATTTTGCTGGGAATGCGAATGGCCTCGAGAAGACGTTACAGCAATTTAACATAAGT TTTCTTCTGCGTTTCGTTATAGCTCAAGAGTCCCAATTCCGTGACAAGCTCCTGGCTGGAACAGTAATAGTCGCACGTTCAAATCGCTGCGTTTGA
- the LOC131215021 gene encoding protein arginine methyltransferase NDUFAF7 homolog, mitochondrial, with amino-acid sequence MKEVLLNPHTGYYTTKDNVFGDEGDFITAPEIGQIFGELIAVWCINELQKFNYDGQIQLVELGPGKGTLMLDMLRVYERFGFSTERISVHLVELSPHLQRVQGERLCNGQVERSGQSESYVQRGTTGNGVNIFWYPDIVELPRGFSIVIANEFFDALPAHVFCKEVNDDGGPGWKEVLIDINPDATVPSFRFIQSTKRTPYSVVFGKRFHDKAHLLQDRSRVEVSFEMEQIAQNIANRFADSGGFGLIVDYGHHGNKSDTFRSFKSHKLHDPLVNPGDADLTVDVDFGFLKYFLEQDDKAFTLGPVGQGTFLSAMQGSKRLEDLLQSSTSQEWKKSLIAGYEALTNPAKMGERFKVLAVFPAALKQHLLTGNNVIGFRSQVME; translated from the exons ATGAAAGAGGTCCTATTAAACCCTCATACAGGGTATTACACCACAAAAGATAACGTGTTCGGTGATGAAGGAGACTTTATTACCGCCCCTGAAATCGGGCAAATTTTTGGTGAG CTGATCGCTGTATGGTGCATAAATGAGCTGCAAAAGTTCAACTATGATGGGCAGATTCAACTAGTCGAACTTGGTCCTGGTAAAGGAACTCTTATGCTCGACATGCTGCGAGTTTACGagcgtttcggtttttcgacGGAGCGCATCAGCGTGCATCTAGTAGAGCTGAGCCCCCACTTGCAACGGGTTCAAGGTGAACGATTGTGCAACGGTCAGGTTGAACGATCCGGACAGAGTGAATCATATGTTCAACGTGGAACAACCGGAAATGGCGTTAACATTTTCTGGTACCCAGATATCGTAGAATTGCCAAGAGGATTTTCCATCGTGATTGCGAATGAATTCTTCGATGCGCTGCCGGCGCATGTATTCTGCAAAGAAgttaatgatgatggtggtccgGGGTGGAAAGAGGTTTTGATCGACATCAATCCAGATGCAACTGTGCCGAGTTTCAGGTTTATACAATCTACCAAAAGGACACCATATTCCGTTGTTTTTGGAAAACGATTCCACGATAAAGCGCACCTATTGCAAGATCGCAGTCGGGTCGAGGTGTCGTTCGAAATGGAGCAAATAGCCCAGAACATAGCGAACCGTTTCGCCGATAGTGGTGGCTTTGGTCTTATCGTAGACTACGGTCACCATGGAAACAAATCGGATACATTCAGG TCTTTCAAATCCCACAAGCTACACGATCCTCTCGTAAATCCAGGCGATGCAGATTTAACGGTGGACGTTGATTTTGGCTTCCTCAAATACTTTTTAGAGCAGGATGATAAAGCTTTCACTCTGGGACCGGTAGGACAAGGAACATTTCTTTCGGCAATGCAAGGTTCCAAGCGGTTAGAG GATTTATTGCAGTCAAGCACTTCCCAGGAATGGAAAAAGTCGTTAATTGCCGGTTATGAAGCGTTGACAAATCCAGCCAAAATGGGAGAACGTTTTAAAGTTCTAGCCGTGTTTCCTGCTGCACTAAAACAACATCTTCTAACAGGAAATAATGTGATTGGATTTCGTTCACAGGTAATGGAATGA
- the LOC131215469 gene encoding uncharacterized protein LOC131215469 — translation MTFILLFTIDTYEETVSVNPDTSYLHWNSTFPAISICYGKGRTNQLTNFLKQHWMSSNFTPSKNAAYLWTKVAQTYLFISPNANIDEDNNIVCDGFNSTCNLNLEVMRNAFFPTDCKEVFISVKYKGKAYDCDQLFKFSLTEMGSCFTTNSIYNHGFNFETLPLKFNFWTRKRSLEFSYKNHDSINYMMYIHSPEDYPNFVESFYTLRKSGIVSQFMLQVTETYNLPEVKSEPIEKRKCRFPEEMLTPSMPYSFSQCFLYNRIQLELQMCNCTIPTAPKEYERFYCDFQGLLCIIKANVKQLTKYSHIDHEDSFCMQACESLEIKLIGETYETTKSSSEPGKVILEVLNTPIFRYQRRVVRNQLDFVVSIGGIGGLFFGVSLISVMEFVYSVFFKPFYLKVRV, via the exons ATGACATTCATTCTATTGTTCACGATCGACACGTACGAGGAAACGGTCAGTGTAAATCCCGATACATCCTATCTTCACTGGAACAGTACTTTTCCGGCAATTTCTATTTGTTACGGCAAGGGACGAACGAATCAGTTGACAAACTTTTTGAAGCAACATTGGATGAGTAGCAATTTTACACCCTCCAAAAA TGCAGCATACTTATGGACAAAAGTGGCTCAGACGTACCTATTCATCAGTCCGAATGCCAACATTGACGAAGATAATAACATAGTTTGTGATGGATTCAATAGTACgtgcaatttaaatttggaaGTTATGAGGAATGCG TTTTTTCCAACAGATTGCAAGGAAGTATTTATTAGTGTTAAATACAAAGGGAAGGCGTACGATTGTGATCAACTGTTCAAGTTTTCTCTCACCGAAATGGGAAGCTGTTTTACCACAAACAGTATCTACAATCA TGGCTTTAATTTCGAAACATTACCGTTGAAGTTTAACTTTTGGACCAGGAAGAGAAGCTTAGAATTTAGCTACAAAAATCACGATAGCATCAATTATatg ATGTATATTCATAGCCCGGAGGATTATCCGAATTTCGTTGAATCTTTTTACACGCTCAGAAAATCAGGTATTGTTTCTCAGTTTATGCTCCAG GTCACGGAAACGTACAACCTGCCAGAAGTAAAAAGCGAACCAATTGAAAAGCGGAAGTGTAGATTCCCCGAAGAAATGCTTACACCATCGATGCCTTACAGTTTTTCGCAATGCTTTCTTTACAACAGGATTCAACTTGAACTACAAATGTGTAACTGTACCATACCGACTGCACCGAAGGAGt aTGAAAGATTTTATTGTGATTTTCAAGGGCTTTTATGCATTATAAAAG CAAACGTAAAACAGCTCACCAAATACTCCCATATCGATCACGAAGACTCCTTCTGCATGCAAGCTTGTGAGTCGTTGGAAATCAAACTGATAGG TGAGACGTATGAGACCACAAAGAGTTCCAGTGAACCAGGAAAGGTTATTTTAGAAGTACTAAACACTCCTATTTTCCGTTATCAACGGCGTGTTGTACGGAATCAACTAGATTTCGTAG TTTCTATAGGAGGTATTGGAGGActgtttttcggtgtttcgttGATAAGCGTTATGGAGTTTGTGTATTCtgtgtttttcaaaccattctATTTGAAAGTTCGAGtttag
- the LOC131206532 gene encoding uncharacterized protein LOC131206532, translating to MNDTLSPDMISRFRDLKLLESGEGPRPPMQPSPDGRHHGAFAGQSAATKSQFIPAICNFQTARKMAQENLEHQPLPDAVIDIAFRKAQATGYPNPGTELSVGPYATGVGCKNYKAGPTKCTKYRVYRPKTCGVIPKVSSALDTSERPESMRVKKKVGAMDLAIGWEFRTKHEPRSQTYMDGSKPSVAPPIFEVVEPAKDLNLPAVVHAGGVFSNTLGEEDFFDRDVIRQHKRLVRPTSNRCKCGNGSARSSKPGTAREQRQQRKADAKRAEARQQQQDPAEDTPPMEINNNSLPAVRTSARSHGSQGKERIVEEMHRSQHASANSMERKLHDTVVTHAEKIERFCHQFAPEEFPYKFHQEYRCAFKAGIPQSNVSGTLSSFDSGPASGQRKPADYKKLLHIPKPREPYTKKNYVIDTLAPPFAFWKKGSGYPDYWRLISVYQQAYNKPIEKRKYPLLKTVYQ from the exons ATGAACGACACACTATCTCCGGACATGATCAGTCGGTTCCGTGATTTGAAGCTGCTGGAGTCTGGCGAAGGACCTAGGCCACCGATGCAGCCAAGCCCGGACGGGAGACATCACGGTGCTTTTGCTGGTCAATCTGCGGCCACCAAGTCTCAGTTCATTCCGGCCATTTGCAACTTCCaaacggcacggaaaatggCACAGGAGAACCTCGAGCACCAGCCGCTGCCGGATGCAGTCATCGATATTGCATTTCGGAAAGCGCAGGCCACCGGCTACCCTAACCCAGGGACGGAGCTGAGCGTTGGACCATATGCAACCG GTGTCGGCTGTAAAAACTACAAAGCGGGCCCGACCAAATGCACCAAGTACCGGGTGTATCGTCCGAAGACGTGCGGCGTGATACCGAAGGTTTCGAGCGCCCTGGATACGTCGGAGCGGCCGGAGAGTATGCGCGTGAAGAAGAAGGTCGGCGCGATGGATCTGGCCATCGGCTGGGAGTTTCGCACCAAGCACGAGCCCCGGTCACAAACGTACATGGACGGTTCGAAGCCGTCGGTAGCGCCGCCAATCTTTGAAGTTGTAGAACCGGCGAAGGATCTCAACCTGCCGGCCG TGGTACACGCCGGAGGAGTATTTTCCAACACTCTTGGTGAGGAGGACTTTTTCGACCGCGATGTCATCCGCCAGCACAAGCGTCTGGTGCGTCCCACAAGCAATCGCTGTAAATGTGGCAACGGGTCGGCACGGTCCTCCAAACCCGGCACAGCCCGCGAGCAAAGGCAACAGCGCAAAGCGGATGCCAAACGTGCGGAggcgcgccagcagcaacaggaccCTGCCGAGGACACACCGCCGATGGAgataaacaacaacagtctACCAGCTGTCCGCACGTCCGCCCGCTCGCACGGGTCACAGGGCAAAGAGCGGATTGTGGAAGAGATGCATCGTAGCCAACACGCCAGTGCCAACTCAATGGAGAGGAAGCTCCACGATACGGTTGTGACGCATGCGGAAAAAATCGAACGGTTCTGCCACCAGTTTGCGCCGGAGGAGTTCCCGTACAAGTTTCACCAGGAGTACCGGTGCGCCTTCAAGGCGGGCATTCCGCAAAGCAACGTGTCGGGGACACTAAGCAGCTTCGACAGCGGACCAGCCTCCGGCCAGCGCAAACCCGCCGACTACAAGAAGCTGCTCCACATCCCGAAGCCGCGGGAGCCATACACGAAGAAAAACTACGTCATTGACACGCTCGCGCCTCCGTTTGCGTTCTGGAAGAAGGGTTCCGGTTACCCGGACTACTGGCGGCTCATCAGCGTTTACCAGCAGGCGTACAATAAGCCGATTGAAAAGAGAAAGTATCCGCTGCTGAAGACAGTGTACCAATAA
- the LOC131214935 gene encoding mitochondrial pyruvate carrier 2-like → MSKLYHGVVNTADKFVPNALRPLWNHAAGPKTVFFWAPVFKWGLVVAGLSDLRRPADQLSISQSASLAATGIIWSRYSLVIIPKNWGLFSVNLFVAGTQIVQLYRAYNASQQAKKTATE, encoded by the exons ATGTCTAAACTCTACCACGGTGTTGTTAATACGGCTGATAAGTTTGTTCCTAACGCGCTGAGACCATTATGGAATCATGCTGCTG GCCCCAAAACCGTCTTCTTCTGGGCGCCAGTGTTCAAATGG GGGTTGGTTGTTGCCGGATTGAGTGACCTTCGGCGCCCTGCGGATCAACTGTCAATATCTCAATCAGCCTCTTTGGCTGCAACCGGGATCATTTGGTCTAGATATTCGCTCGTTATAATCCCCAAAAACTGGGGATTGTTTTCCGTGAACCTCTTCGTGGCCGGCACACAAATAGTTCAACTGTACCGTGCGTACAATGCGTCGCAGCAAGCCAAGAAAACCGCGACGGAATAA
- the LOC131205585 gene encoding deformed epidermal autoregulatory factor 1, which yields MDTDIPELSDEAEEQHVKLENGDEVTLPPRTRLVTTTDVQQGNTVVQVPVSLPVGTLIGGATFNVLTSDQIQHFKPMICVDNNGFVSSSAVVGDLGGELKPTHIVIQQQSADQVNQTVQDEQQQLVDGQSQNQSQGSQSSQEYRVENNSALANHLANVEVLQVRCKTTTGELYKSRLGSGGRGKCIKHKDDWYTPSEFENICGRGSSKDWKRSIRYGGRSLQTLIDEGILTPHATSCTCSACCDDESGETATGPVRLFTPYKRRRRNQIEPEPPQLEKKKRIIVNSSNSASTTSGSNAGVATNAGGASNNSTTVHSNNAGSIINSSNGNTATTTVTSVVNNSAIAHHHQQQHHHQTQQQVVQAAQVHAATRQLHQATATINATPIITNNTSTTTTTTTVKVVQQQQEQQQQQDLQNDLAITTKEEPWQALTEGIESATEYVDQTAQLLADASVPFEKMKTLCTQMAKLSQDLRKCIGEAQEFHNRQIDCMQRERDAAILTVSQLEQEQNINSNCIPPGSIHANKKCANCNREALAECSLCRRTPYCSTFCQRKDWITHQNECVRSTQEPTHQIMLIVDETQ from the exons GTGACCCTCCCTCCAAGAACACGCCTAGTGACTACAACCGACGTGCAGCAAGGCAACACAGTGGTGCAAGTGCCTGTATCCTTACCAGTCGGTACACTGATCGGTGGCGCAACTTTCAACGTGCTCACTTCGGACCAGATACAGCACTTCAAACCAATGATCTGTGTTGACAACAACGGTTTCGTCTCGAGCAGCGCTGTCGTCGGTGATCTGGGTGGCGAACTGAAGCCAACACATATCGTTATCCAGCAGCAAAGTGCCGACCAGGTAAATCAGACCGTGCAAGACGAGCAACAGCAGCTAGTTGACGGCCAATCGCAGAACCAATCGCAGGGATCACAATCCTCGCAGGAGTACCGTGTTGAGAATAACAGCGCTCTTGCGAATCACCTGGCAAACGTGGAGGTACTACAAGTCCGATGCAAAACAACCACTGGCGAGCTGTACAAAAGTCggctcggttccggtggccgaggaAAATGCATCAAACATAAAGACGACTGGTACACGCCAAGCGAGTTCGAGAATATCTGTGGCCGTGGTTCTAGCAAGGACTGGAAGCGATCGATACGGTACGGAGGCCGGAGTTTGCAGACCCTTATTGACGAAGGCATCCTCACGCCCCACGCCACCAGCTGCACATGTTCCGCCTGTTGCGATGACGAATCCGGAGAGA CCGCCACTGGACCAGTGCGACTGTTTACACCTTACAAGCGCCGGCGAAGAAACCAGATTGAACCAGAGCCACCACAgctggagaagaagaagcgtaTCATAGTGAACAGTAGTAATAGCGCGAGCACGACGTCAGGGTCGAACGCTGGAGTGGCAACCAATGCTGGGGGAGCGTCAAACAATAGTACCACCGTGCACTCCAACAATGCTGGCTCCATTATCAATAGTAGTAATGGCAATACTGCAACTACAACCGTCACCAGCGTGGTCAATAACTCCGCCATTgcacaccaccatcagcagcaacatcatcaccagACACAGCAGCAAGTCGTGCAGGCCGCTCAAGTACATGCCGCAACAAGACAACTTCATCAGGCGACGGCTACGATAAACGCAACACCGATTATTACGAATAATACGagcaccaccacgaccactACTACCGTGAAGGTtgtccagcaacagcaggagcagcagcaacagcaggatcTGCAGAATGATCTCGCCATCACAACCAAAGAAGAACCATGGCAAGCGTTAACGGAAGGCATCGAAAGTGCGACGGAGTACGTCGATCAAACCGCTCAGT TACTGGCCGATGCGAGCGTTCCGTTCGAGAAGATGAAAACACTATGCACGCAGATGGCAAAGTTATCACAGGATTTGCGAAAGTGTATTGGCGAGGCACAGGAATTCCACAATCGCCAGATCGATTGTATGCAGCGTGAACGGGACGCAGCTATACTAACCGTGTCACAGCTCGAGCAGGAGCAGAATATAAATAGCAACTGCATACCTCCGGGGTCGATTCATGCGAACAAAAAG TGCGCCAACTGCAACCGCGAAGCGCTGGCCGAATGTTCTCTATGCCGAAGAACACCCTACTGCTCAACATTCTGCCAGCGCAAGGACTGGATCACCCATCAGAACGAGTGTGTACGTAGCACCCAGGAGCCCACGCACCAAATCATGCTGATAGTGGACGAGACGCAATAG